Proteins from a genomic interval of Bifidobacterium longum subsp. infantis ATCC 15697 = JCM 1222 = DSM 20088:
- the rplC gene encoding 50S ribosomal protein L3, producing the protein MSNRKALLGKKLGMSQVWDENGFFVPVTLVDVSTNVVTAVKTEESDGYKAVQLGYGAIDPTKVTKPLAGHFAKAGVTPRRHLVEVRTDDVDQFEAGQELAADLFEEGAEVDVTGTTKGKGFAGTIKRWGFKSYRRTHGSHKNERRPGSVGACATPSRILKGKRMAGRMGHVTATTQNLIIVSADVENGILAIKGAIPGPKGGIVLVRSAVKGA; encoded by the coding sequence ATGTCTAATCGCAAGGCTCTGCTGGGCAAGAAACTCGGCATGTCCCAGGTATGGGACGAGAACGGCTTCTTCGTGCCCGTCACTCTTGTCGACGTGTCCACCAACGTGGTGACCGCCGTGAAGACCGAGGAATCTGACGGCTACAAGGCTGTCCAGCTCGGCTACGGCGCCATCGACCCCACCAAGGTGACCAAGCCGCTGGCTGGCCACTTTGCCAAGGCCGGTGTCACCCCGCGTCGCCACCTCGTCGAAGTGCGCACCGATGACGTCGATCAGTTCGAGGCCGGCCAGGAACTGGCCGCTGACCTGTTCGAAGAGGGTGCTGAGGTCGACGTGACCGGCACCACCAAGGGTAAGGGCTTCGCCGGTACCATCAAGCGTTGGGGCTTCAAGTCCTACCGCCGTACTCACGGTTCTCACAAGAACGAGCGCCGTCCCGGTTCTGTGGGCGCATGCGCCACTCCGAGCCGTATTCTCAAGGGCAAGCGTATGGCCGGCCGCATGGGTCATGTGACCGCCACTACCCAGAACCTGATCATCGTCTCCGCTGATGTCGAGAACGGCATCCTCGCCATCAAGGGCGCCATTCCTGGCCCCAAGGGCGGCATCGTTCTCGTCCGCTCGGCTGTGAAGGGAGCCTGA
- the rpsJ gene encoding 30S ribosomal protein S10 codes for MAGQKIRIRLKSYDHEVIDQSAKKIVETVTNAGATVVGPVPLPTEKNVFCVIRSPHMYKDSREHFEMRTHKRLIDIVDPTPKAVDSLMHIDLPADVNIEIKL; via the coding sequence ATGGCGGGACAGAAAATCCGCATCAGGCTTAAGTCCTATGACCACGAGGTCATCGACCAATCGGCGAAGAAGATCGTCGAAACGGTGACGAACGCGGGCGCAACTGTTGTTGGCCCCGTTCCGCTGCCGACCGAGAAGAACGTCTTCTGTGTTATCCGTTCTCCTCACATGTACAAGGATTCTCGCGAGCACTTCGAGATGCGCACTCACAAGCGCCTCATCGACATCGTGGACCCGACCCCCAAGGCCGTGGACTCCCTGATGCACATCGATCTGCCTGCGGACGTCAACATCGAAATCAAGCTGTAA
- the budA gene encoding acetolactate decarboxylase, with product MTQSLAKNIKPIREHGANVLYQHGTLALLVPGLLEGTTTIGELLKHGDTGIGTGEGLDGELIILDGVAYKIGQSGVAERVPDDFTMPFANSHRAAFQYQCERHDIGLEELNDKIVKANGRANTFFSVIVRGTFSFIKTRAVIKQQAPYPTLVEVADRQAVFLRHDVKGTMLGYFSPVMFHGAAVAGFHEHFLSDDKTFGGHVLDAVLERGKIYSQVFDTLVQHLPVDDPDYRNHDFSQDPIAEAISSAEGDTQRD from the coding sequence GTGACACAATCACTGGCAAAGAACATCAAACCTATTCGTGAGCACGGCGCCAACGTGTTATATCAGCACGGCACTCTGGCCTTACTCGTGCCGGGGCTGCTGGAAGGTACCACCACCATCGGCGAATTGCTCAAGCATGGCGACACCGGCATCGGCACCGGCGAGGGCTTGGACGGCGAGCTCATCATCCTGGATGGCGTGGCATACAAGATAGGCCAATCCGGTGTGGCCGAACGCGTGCCGGACGACTTCACCATGCCATTCGCCAACAGCCATCGCGCGGCCTTCCAGTACCAGTGCGAGCGTCATGATATCGGCCTAGAAGAGCTCAACGATAAGATCGTCAAGGCGAACGGCCGCGCGAACACGTTCTTTTCGGTAATTGTGCGCGGCACGTTCAGCTTCATCAAGACGCGCGCGGTCATCAAGCAGCAGGCACCCTACCCCACGCTGGTGGAGGTGGCCGACCGGCAGGCCGTGTTCCTGCGCCACGACGTCAAGGGCACCATGCTCGGGTACTTCTCCCCCGTGATGTTCCACGGCGCGGCTGTGGCCGGATTCCACGAGCACTTCCTGTCCGACGACAAGACGTTCGGCGGCCATGTGCTCGATGCGGTGCTTGAGCGCGGCAAAATCTACAGTCAGGTGTTCGATACCTTGGTGCAGCATCTGCCGGTGGACGACCCTGATTATCGCAACCACGACTTCAGCCAAGATCCGATAGCCGAGGCCATTTCCAGCGCCGAGGGCGATACTCAACGAGATTAG
- the adhE gene encoding bifunctional acetaldehyde-CoA/alcohol dehydrogenase → MAEAKKKVEAAKPTPEEKRAAAEAEVDALVARAKKALDEFENLDQKQVDRIVAKASIAALNKHLVLAKMAVDETGRGLVEDKATKNIFACEHVTNYLAGQKTVGIIREDDVMGIDEVAEPVGVVAGVTPVTNPTSTAIFKSLIALKTRCPIIFGFHPGAQKCSIEAAKIVRDAAIEAGAPENCIQWIEHPSIQATGALMQHPGVATILATGGPGMVKAAYSSGKPALGVGAGNAPAYVDSDVDIVRAANDLVLSKHFDYGMICATEQAIIAHKDVYDQLIKELKVRKAYFVNAEEKAKLEQYMFGCAAGSGVKPVLNSVVPGKSPQFIAKAAGFEIPADATILAAECKEVSDDEPLTHEKLAPVQAVLKADDKEQAFEMCEKMLKLGAGHTAAIHTNNQELVREYGVRMHACRIIWNQPSSLGGIGDIYNAIAPSLTLGCGSYGGNSVSGNVQAVNLVNIKRIARRNNNMQWFKIPAKTYFEPNAIKYLRDMYGIEKAVIVCDKVMEQLGIVDKVIDQLRARSNRVTFRIIDYVEPEPSVETVEKGAEMMREEFEPDTIIAVGGGSPMDASKIMWLLYEHPEIAFSDVREKFFDIRKRAFKIPPLGKKAKLVCIPTSSGTGSEVTPFAVITDHKTGYKYPITDYALTPSVAIVDPVLARTQPRKLASDAGFDALTHSMEAYVSVYANDFTDGMALHAAKLIWDNLAESVNGEPGLAKTDAQEKMHNAATMAGMAFGSAFLGMCHGMAHTIGALCHIAHGRTNSILLPYVIRYNGQIPEEPTSWPKYNKYIAPERYQDIARNLGIDTGKTPAEAVENLAKAVEDYRDNKLGMNKSFQDCGVDEDYFWSVLDQIGMRAYEDQCTPANPRIPLINDMKDIAVGAYYGVSQAEGHKLRIEREGEAATEEASER, encoded by the coding sequence GTGGCAGAAGCAAAGAAGAAGGTCGAAGCCGCCAAGCCGACCCCGGAAGAGAAGCGGGCCGCAGCTGAGGCCGAGGTTGACGCGCTGGTTGCCCGTGCCAAGAAGGCTCTCGACGAATTCGAGAACCTCGACCAGAAGCAAGTTGACCGTATCGTCGCCAAGGCCTCCATCGCCGCTCTGAACAAGCACCTCGTTCTCGCCAAGATGGCTGTCGACGAGACCGGCCGTGGTCTCGTGGAAGACAAGGCCACCAAGAACATCTTCGCCTGTGAGCACGTCACCAACTACTTGGCCGGCCAGAAGACCGTCGGCATCATCCGTGAAGACGACGTGATGGGCATCGATGAGGTCGCCGAGCCCGTCGGCGTGGTAGCCGGCGTCACTCCGGTTACCAACCCGACCTCCACCGCCATCTTCAAGTCCCTCATCGCCCTGAAGACACGCTGCCCGATCATCTTCGGCTTCCACCCCGGCGCGCAGAAGTGCTCCATCGAGGCCGCCAAGATTGTGCGCGACGCCGCCATTGAGGCCGGTGCTCCCGAGAACTGTATCCAGTGGATCGAGCACCCGTCCATCCAGGCCACCGGCGCGCTGATGCAGCACCCGGGCGTGGCCACGATCCTCGCCACCGGTGGTCCGGGCATGGTCAAGGCCGCTTACTCCTCCGGCAAGCCCGCCCTCGGCGTGGGTGCCGGCAACGCCCCGGCCTATGTTGATTCCGATGTGGACATCGTGCGTGCCGCCAACGATCTGGTGCTCTCCAAGCACTTCGATTACGGCATGATCTGCGCCACCGAGCAGGCCATCATCGCCCACAAGGACGTCTACGACCAGCTCATCAAGGAGCTCAAGGTCCGTAAGGCCTACTTCGTCAACGCCGAAGAGAAGGCCAAGCTGGAACAGTACATGTTCGGCTGCGCCGCCGGCTCCGGCGTCAAGCCCGTGCTGAACTCCGTGGTGCCGGGCAAGTCCCCGCAGTTCATCGCCAAGGCCGCCGGCTTCGAGATTCCGGCCGACGCCACCATTCTGGCCGCCGAGTGCAAGGAAGTCTCCGACGACGAGCCGCTGACCCACGAGAAGCTCGCTCCGGTGCAGGCCGTGCTCAAGGCCGACGACAAGGAGCAGGCCTTCGAGATGTGCGAGAAGATGCTCAAGCTGGGTGCCGGCCACACCGCCGCCATCCACACCAACAACCAGGAGCTCGTGCGTGAGTACGGCGTCCGTATGCACGCCTGCCGCATCATCTGGAACCAGCCTTCCTCCCTTGGCGGCATCGGCGACATCTACAACGCCATCGCCCCGTCGCTGACCCTGGGCTGCGGCTCCTACGGCGGCAACTCGGTGTCCGGCAACGTGCAGGCCGTGAATCTCGTTAATATCAAGCGCATTGCTCGGAGGAACAACAACATGCAGTGGTTCAAGATCCCGGCCAAGACATACTTCGAGCCGAACGCCATCAAGTACCTGCGCGACATGTACGGCATCGAGAAGGCCGTCATCGTGTGCGATAAGGTCATGGAACAGCTCGGCATTGTCGACAAGGTCATCGACCAGCTGCGCGCCCGCTCCAACCGTGTGACCTTCCGCATCATCGACTACGTCGAGCCGGAGCCCTCCGTCGAGACCGTCGAAAAGGGCGCTGAGATGATGCGCGAGGAGTTCGAGCCGGACACGATCATCGCGGTCGGCGGCGGCTCCCCGATGGACGCCTCCAAGATCATGTGGCTGCTCTACGAGCACCCGGAAATCGCCTTCTCCGACGTGCGCGAGAAGTTCTTCGATATCCGTAAGCGCGCGTTCAAGATCCCGCCGCTGGGCAAGAAGGCCAAGCTCGTGTGCATCCCGACCTCCTCCGGCACCGGCTCCGAGGTCACCCCGTTCGCCGTGATCACCGATCACAAGACCGGCTACAAGTACCCGATCACCGACTACGCGCTGACCCCGTCCGTGGCCATCGTGGACCCGGTGCTGGCTCGCACCCAGCCGCGCAAGCTGGCCTCCGACGCCGGCTTCGACGCCCTGACCCACTCGATGGAAGCCTACGTGTCCGTGTACGCGAACGACTTCACCGACGGCATGGCCCTGCACGCGGCCAAGCTCATCTGGGACAACCTGGCTGAGTCCGTCAACGGCGAGCCCGGCCTGGCCAAGACCGACGCTCAGGAGAAGATGCACAACGCCGCCACCATGGCCGGCATGGCATTCGGCTCCGCGTTCCTCGGCATGTGCCACGGCATGGCCCACACCATCGGTGCCCTATGCCACATCGCCCACGGCCGCACCAACTCCATCCTGCTGCCGTACGTGATTCGCTACAACGGCCAGATTCCTGAGGAGCCCACCTCTTGGCCGAAGTACAACAAGTACATCGCCCCGGAGCGCTACCAGGACATCGCCCGCAACCTCGGCATCGACACCGGCAAGACCCCGGCCGAAGCCGTGGAGAACCTGGCGAAGGCCGTCGAGGACTACCGCGACAACAAGCTCGGCATGAACAAGAGCTTCCAGGATTGCGGCGTGGACGAGGACTACTTCTGGTCCGTGCTCGATCAGATCGGCATGCGCGCCTACGAGGACCAGTGCACCCCGGCCAACCCGCGCATCCCGCTGATCAACGACATGAAGGACATCGCCGTCGGTGCCTACTACGGCGTCTCCCAGGCGGAAGGCCACAAGCTGCGCATCGAGCGCGAGGGCGAGGCCGCCACTGAGGAAGCCTCCGAGCGCTGA
- a CDS encoding ROK family transcriptional regulator → MRAMPSTAVKARNRSAMTQYLYGHSHVTKQELERELGLSLPTITQNLRALEDDGLIRKGELQDSTGGRKAQSYEFNPDHRTAIGVVMRSNELRLCAINLYGNVIEKRNEALPYRNTNVYYQRIGDIINNFAADVEKKHGKALGVSFAIQGILSPDATTITFGTIMGNTGLTLETISQSVHYPCMMIHDSDASAMAELWFDSTLTDAVCVYLERRPGGAVIVGGKLYQGPNQCNGAIEHMTLVPGGRECYCGQRGCMDTYCSPETLSEDYESIPGFFSVLEQGERHHRERMDEWLDYVAQAIVNARSIIAGDVIVGGEAAQHLEDSDIEDLKARVINRSPFGTDHFNLRKSYRAEDQNIIGAALRFAENYLDDICGAVERGRKSRASTKSDNTSTMEV, encoded by the coding sequence ATGAGGGCAATGCCATCGACCGCAGTGAAAGCGCGCAACCGTAGTGCCATGACCCAGTATCTGTATGGCCATAGCCATGTCACCAAACAGGAACTGGAACGCGAACTCGGTCTCAGCCTGCCCACCATCACCCAAAATCTGCGCGCCCTAGAGGATGACGGACTCATCCGCAAAGGCGAACTGCAGGATTCCACCGGCGGGCGCAAGGCGCAAAGTTATGAGTTCAATCCCGATCATCGCACTGCCATCGGGGTAGTGATGCGGTCCAACGAACTGCGCCTGTGCGCGATTAACCTGTACGGCAACGTCATCGAAAAACGCAACGAGGCCCTGCCTTACCGCAACACCAACGTTTACTACCAGCGTATCGGCGACATCATCAACAACTTCGCCGCCGACGTCGAAAAGAAGCACGGCAAGGCGCTCGGCGTCTCGTTCGCCATCCAAGGCATCCTCTCCCCCGACGCCACCACCATCACCTTCGGCACCATTATGGGCAACACTGGGCTCACGCTCGAAACCATCAGCCAATCGGTCCATTACCCGTGCATGATGATCCACGATTCCGATGCCTCAGCCATGGCCGAACTCTGGTTCGACTCCACGCTCACCGATGCGGTGTGCGTCTATCTGGAGCGACGCCCGGGCGGCGCGGTGATCGTGGGAGGCAAGCTGTATCAGGGCCCGAACCAGTGCAACGGCGCCATCGAACACATGACGCTGGTGCCGGGCGGCCGCGAATGCTACTGCGGCCAGCGCGGTTGCATGGACACCTACTGCTCGCCGGAGACCTTGTCCGAGGATTACGAAAGCATTCCCGGCTTCTTCAGCGTGCTCGAGCAGGGCGAACGGCATCATCGCGAGCGCATGGATGAGTGGCTGGATTACGTGGCGCAGGCCATCGTCAACGCGCGATCCATCATCGCGGGCGACGTGATTGTCGGCGGTGAAGCAGCCCAGCATCTTGAAGACAGCGACATCGAGGATCTCAAGGCGCGCGTCATCAATCGTAGCCCGTTCGGCACCGACCATTTCAATCTGCGCAAAAGCTACCGCGCCGAAGATCAGAACATCATCGGTGCCGCGTTGCGGTTCGCCGAGAATTATCTCGACGATATCTGTGGTGCTGTGGAACGCGGCAGGAAATCAAGGGCTTCCACCAAAAGTGACAACACGTCTACAATGGAGGTATGA
- the glgX gene encoding glycogen debranching protein GlgX: MKNPPLHRYATRPGLYFTDDGGADAVVRSETADQVWLCVLEPIDEPGAFFQDAIRLFEDPNISFIQQIHEFPVCTRIIEHLYLRETLFRMTGPNYGLWYVHLPKAWDGMRYGYRVDGAWDPKHGVRFNPYKFLLDPYGKGIDGSMELTPAAFSYECDVVDRKVIGSAYGAMSTVDSLGHAPVSVAIDDRDIHKHEADPQHPHVPWRKTVIYEMHVKGFTANAPWLPESLRGTYAGLAHPTTLAYLQGLGITSIELLPIMAKQDELFLQEHGRKNYWGYSTLSYFAPEPSYATKAAQEKGAAAVRQEVIDMVRALHEAGFEVIMDVVYNHTCEGGVEGPTVCWRGLDDLAYYRHQKSNTGRLEDTTGCGNTLDFTNTHVATFAIDSLRYWAKRIGIDGFRFDLGVSLARLEGEFTHHHPFLYALRSDLLLGNLKLIMEPWDLGNLGWRTGQFSVPFAEWNDRFRDTARTFWLEDVDGGSDFGRISLQEMATRLCGSADLFATEPGRGAPASINFVSCHDGFTLTDLTRYRSKHNEANGENNNDGSSVNHSANFGVEGVTDDPDVITAREQAAMNMIGMLLLSLGTPMMLAGDEFRNTQDGNNNAYCQDNDITWLKWDWMYSTNKTREMRRLKTVSRLVALRKSLDLYHHEDFFTRLTQLGLLKPSSRVQWFLPDGTTPMERDWFDLGVRSFTMRLLSNSEVDVCIVVNGTADDRAFRLPPDTHWTPKWCSAEINGRRAGHGTQVEECDLNGDTAVRTQHVPNASETVRKLVEEMSMQRTESSTENEADAIEFAMPVTDHAANGTSSAPRDEVSADMPDAPVDDTPDTPVDDNVWTMPALSITLMKQV, translated from the coding sequence ATGAAAAACCCACCGTTGCATCGTTACGCCACTCGCCCAGGGCTGTACTTCACTGACGACGGTGGGGCTGACGCCGTTGTTCGTTCCGAAACCGCCGATCAGGTTTGGCTATGCGTACTGGAGCCCATTGATGAGCCCGGCGCTTTCTTCCAAGACGCCATCCGCCTGTTCGAGGACCCGAATATCTCCTTTATCCAGCAGATTCATGAGTTCCCGGTATGCACGCGCATTATCGAACATTTGTATCTGCGCGAGACCCTGTTCCGCATGACCGGGCCGAACTACGGCCTGTGGTACGTGCACCTGCCCAAAGCATGGGACGGCATGCGTTATGGCTACCGCGTGGACGGCGCATGGGACCCGAAACACGGCGTGCGCTTCAATCCATACAAATTCCTGCTTGACCCGTATGGCAAGGGCATCGACGGCTCCATGGAGCTCACCCCCGCCGCCTTCTCCTATGAATGCGATGTCGTGGACCGCAAGGTAATCGGCTCGGCATACGGTGCCATGAGCACCGTAGACTCGCTCGGCCATGCGCCGGTGTCCGTGGCCATCGACGATCGCGACATCCACAAGCACGAGGCCGATCCGCAGCACCCGCATGTGCCGTGGCGCAAAACCGTCATCTATGAGATGCACGTCAAAGGCTTCACCGCCAACGCACCGTGGCTGCCCGAATCATTGCGCGGCACATACGCCGGACTCGCCCACCCCACCACGCTCGCCTATCTGCAGGGTCTAGGCATCACATCCATCGAACTGCTGCCGATTATGGCCAAGCAGGACGAGCTCTTCCTGCAAGAACACGGCCGCAAGAACTACTGGGGCTACTCCACTCTCAGCTACTTCGCCCCCGAACCCTCCTACGCCACTAAAGCCGCCCAGGAGAAGGGCGCGGCCGCCGTGCGCCAAGAAGTCATAGACATGGTGCGCGCACTGCACGAGGCCGGCTTCGAAGTCATCATGGACGTGGTCTACAACCACACATGCGAAGGCGGCGTCGAAGGCCCGACGGTCTGCTGGCGCGGCCTCGACGACCTGGCCTACTATCGCCATCAAAAATCCAATACCGGTCGACTCGAAGACACCACTGGTTGCGGCAATACGCTGGATTTCACCAACACGCATGTGGCCACCTTTGCCATCGACTCATTACGATACTGGGCCAAGCGTATCGGCATAGACGGTTTCCGCTTCGACCTTGGCGTCTCGCTGGCCCGTCTGGAAGGCGAATTCACCCATCATCACCCGTTCCTCTACGCCCTGCGTTCCGATCTGCTGCTGGGCAACCTGAAGCTCATTATGGAGCCGTGGGATCTGGGCAACCTCGGCTGGCGCACCGGCCAATTCTCCGTGCCGTTCGCCGAATGGAATGACCGCTTCCGCGACACGGCCCGCACCTTCTGGCTTGAAGATGTGGACGGCGGCTCCGATTTCGGGCGTATCAGTTTGCAGGAGATGGCCACACGACTCTGCGGCTCGGCCGATCTGTTCGCCACCGAACCAGGGCGTGGCGCTCCGGCCTCCATCAATTTCGTGTCCTGCCACGACGGTTTCACGCTGACGGACCTCACCAGATACCGCTCCAAGCACAATGAAGCCAACGGCGAAAACAATAATGATGGCTCATCGGTGAACCATTCCGCCAATTTCGGCGTCGAAGGCGTCACCGATGATCCAGACGTCATCACGGCACGCGAACAGGCGGCCATGAACATGATCGGCATGCTGCTGCTCTCGCTGGGTACGCCGATGATGCTCGCCGGCGACGAATTCCGCAACACACAGGACGGCAACAACAACGCCTACTGCCAAGACAACGACATCACGTGGCTGAAGTGGGATTGGATGTATTCCACCAACAAGACACGCGAGATGCGCCGCTTGAAAACCGTGTCTCGACTGGTGGCGCTGCGTAAATCACTGGACCTGTATCACCACGAGGATTTCTTCACCCGACTGACGCAGCTCGGCCTGCTCAAGCCCTCAAGCCGCGTGCAGTGGTTCCTGCCCGACGGCACCACGCCGATGGAGCGTGACTGGTTCGATTTGGGCGTACGTAGCTTCACCATGCGATTGCTGTCCAACAGTGAGGTGGACGTGTGCATTGTGGTCAACGGCACCGCTGATGACCGCGCATTCCGCCTGCCGCCAGACACTCACTGGACGCCTAAATGGTGCTCGGCCGAAATCAACGGCCGCCGAGCCGGGCATGGCACTCAGGTCGAGGAATGCGATTTGAACGGTGACACCGCCGTCCGGACGCAGCATGTACCGAACGCCAGCGAGACAGTACGCAAGCTGGTCGAAGAAATGTCCATGCAGCGTACGGAATCCTCGACTGAGAATGAAGCGGATGCCATCGAATTCGCGATGCCAGTAACGGATCACGCCGCAAACGGCACCTCGTCCGCGCCTCGGGATGAGGTATCAGCTGATATGCCTGATGCCCCTGTGGATGACACGCCGGACACTCCCGTCGACGACAATGTCTGGACCATGCCGGCGCTGAGCATCACGCTGATGAAGCAGGTGTGA
- the rpsI gene encoding 30S ribosomal protein S9, protein MAENTNDSQVVETEEELTNYTTETNAGAGTGTSAIEPGYGTGRRKEAVARVRLVPGDGKWTINGRTLEEYFPSKLLQREVNSPIVLLKLEGKFDAIVLVDGGGTTGQAGAIRLGVARALNAIDRDANRAALKKAGFLTRDARVVERKKAGLHKARRAPQFSKR, encoded by the coding sequence ATGGCTGAAAACACCAACGACTCCCAGGTTGTCGAGACCGAAGAGGAGCTCACCAACTACACCACCGAGACCAACGCTGGCGCTGGCACCGGCACCTCCGCGATCGAGCCGGGCTACGGCACCGGTCGCCGCAAGGAGGCTGTCGCCCGTGTCCGTCTGGTTCCGGGTGACGGCAAGTGGACCATCAACGGCCGCACTCTGGAGGAGTACTTCCCCTCCAAGCTGCTGCAGCGTGAGGTCAACTCCCCGATTGTTCTGCTCAAGCTCGAAGGCAAGTTCGACGCTATCGTCCTCGTTGACGGCGGCGGCACCACCGGCCAGGCCGGCGCCATCCGCCTCGGCGTTGCCCGCGCTCTGAACGCCATCGATCGTGATGCCAACCGCGCCGCCCTGAAGAAGGCTGGCTTCCTGACCCGCGACGCTCGCGTCGTGGAGCGCAAGAAGGCTGGTCTGCACAAGGCACGTCGCGCCCCGCAGTTCTCCAAGCGTTAA
- the rplM gene encoding 50S ribosomal protein L13: MKTFTPKPADLTHDWYVIDATDVVLGRLATQAAVLLRGKNKPTYAPHADSGNHVIIINADKIALTGNKMGKELYSHSGRPGGLRRDSYAELLEKNPERIIKNAVKGMLPKNRLAKVQLDRLRVFRGAEHPHTPQKPQVFEIAQVSQQAK, translated from the coding sequence GTGAAAACTTTCACTCCGAAGCCAGCTGATCTGACTCATGACTGGTACGTCATCGACGCCACCGACGTGGTGCTCGGCCGTCTCGCCACCCAGGCTGCAGTTCTGCTGCGCGGCAAGAACAAGCCGACCTACGCTCCGCACGCCGATTCCGGCAACCACGTGATCATCATCAATGCCGACAAGATTGCTCTGACTGGCAACAAGATGGGCAAGGAACTCTACTCGCACTCCGGTCGTCCCGGTGGTCTGCGTCGTGACTCCTACGCCGAGCTGCTCGAGAAGAACCCCGAGCGCATCATCAAGAACGCTGTCAAGGGCATGCTGCCGAAGAACCGTTTGGCCAAGGTGCAGCTCGACCGCCTGCGTGTCTTCCGTGGCGCCGAGCACCCGCACACCCCGCAGAAGCCCCAGGTCTTCGAGATCGCCCAGGTCTCGCAGCAGGCCAAGTGA